The following are from one region of the Salvia hispanica cultivar TCC Black 2014 chromosome 1, UniMelb_Shisp_WGS_1.0, whole genome shotgun sequence genome:
- the LOC125220243 gene encoding DEK domain-containing chromatin-associated protein 1, whose protein sequence is MESEKETSEACNKQEEEKAEEKGVLKDDAGFVEAAKLEEKEVIEETQQENEKEVEDDEMAEVGGNAGEDEGAKDEEVEEKGEEQVVEEAKSGGEEDGEDREEKKSAATNSRKKRAAETDELSSPRTPVSDRPTRERKTVERFTVNESAKSSARKPLAIEKGQGTQLKDIPNVAFKLSKRKADENLHLLHTILYGKKAKVHNLKKNIGLFSGFVWTENEGKQRTKVKEKLDKCVKEKLIDFCDVLNIDNKASVKKEELSVKLLEFLESPHVTSEMLLADKEKGKKRKSNDPVIKSPGSSNLAGGKSTKKQKTDSDSGKKRKLSTNEEIDDKSESLESKEDQDEDDKVAQVDSDDKETNSGEDTDEEHGSPNTQPSSLKKRTKKDTGRTAEKSAGKKSPTNASNTPAKSTKKSSSSVSKKGAANTESKSKQKVTSAKKQKAEKQTEVDTSPPAKAKATSKSSTKVLKKNQGEGKSKKAKEEPTREEMHEVVVNILKEVDFNTATLSDILRQLGNHFSVDLLHRKSEVKDIITEVIKNMSDDEEDEDDEASESGDESGKDGGDDEA, encoded by the exons ATGGAATCGGAGAAGGAAACGTCGGAAGCATGCAATAAGCAAGAGGAGGAGAAGGCTGAAGAAAAAGGGGTACTCAAGGACGATGCTGGCTTCGTGGAAGCCGCGAAACTGGAGGAAAAGGAGGTAATTGAGGAAACGCAACAGGAGAATGAGAAGGAGGTGGAGGATGATGAGATGGCAGAAGTAGGTGGGAATGCGGGGGAAGACGAGGGAGCGAAAGACGAAGAAGTAGAGGAAAAGGGGGAGGAACAAGTAGTAGAAGAGGCTAAAAGTGGCGGAGAAGAAGATGGCGAAGatagagaagagaagaagagtGCAGCAACGAATTCACGAAAAAAGAGAGCGGCCGAGACGGACGAACTGTCGTCACCTAGGACGCCTGTGAGTGACAGGCCGACCAGGGAGAGGAAGACAGTTGAGAGATTCACGGTGAATGAGTCGGCAAAGAGTTCTGCTCGCAAGCCTTTGGCAATTGAGAAG GGTCAAGGCACACAGCTCAAAGACATCCCCAATG TGGCCTTCAAGTTGTCCAAGAGGAAAGCTGATGAGAACCTGCACCTTCTTCACACCATTCTTTATGGGAAAAAAGCAAAG GTGCATAATCTGAAGAAAAATATCGGCCTCTTTTCAGGTTTTGTATGGACTGAGAACGAG GGAAAACAGAGGACCAAAGTTAAGGAGAAGCTTGATAAATGTGtcaaagaaaaattgatagaTTTTTGTGATGTTCTTAATATTGACAATAAGGCTTCTGTAAAGAAG GAAGAACTCTCAGTGAAGTTATTGGAATTCCTGGAATCTCCTCATGTCACATCAGAGATGTTGCTTGCTGACAAGGAAAAG GGTAAGAAGCGAAAGAGTAATGACCCAGTAATCAAAAGCCCTGGTTCTTCTAACCTGGCTGGAGGGAAATCTACCAAG AAGCAAAAAACGGATTCTGATTCtggaaaaaagagaaaacttTCAACTAACGAAGAAATTGATGACAAAAGCGAATCTTTAGAAAGTAAAGAAGATCAGGATGAGGATGACAAAGTTGCTCAGGTGGACAGCGATGATAAAGAGACCAACTCAGGGGAAGACACAGATGAAGAGCATGGTTCACCCAATACCCAGCCGAGTTCTTTAAAGAAGAGGACTAAAAAAGATACTGGTAGGACAGCTGAGAAGTCTGCTGGTAAGAAAAGCCCTACAAATGCTTCTAATACTCCTGCTAAATCGACTAAAAAGTCGTCCAGTTCCGTATCAAAGAAAGGTGCTGCTAACACTGAGTCAAAGAGTAAACAGAAGGTGACTTCAGCTAAGAAACAAAAAGCTGAAAAGCAAACTGAGGTCGATACAAGTCCACCTGCAAAGGCTAAAGCTACAAGCAAGTCTTCAACCAAAGTTTTGAAGAAGAATCAAG GTGAAGGCAAAAGTAAAAAGGCTAAAGAAGAGCCTACCCGGGAAGAAATGCATGAAGTTGTAGTGAACATACTCAAGGAAGTTGATTTTAATACT GCGACACTATCTGATATCCTCAGACAACTTG GAAACCACTTTAGCGTAGATCTTTTGCATAGGAAGTCCGAAGTAAAAGATATAATCACGGAAGTGATAAAGAATATGTCTGATGATGAAGAGGACGAGGATGACGAAGCCTCCGAATCCGGCGACGAATCGGGAAAAGATGGAGGGGATGATGAAGCCTAG
- the LOC125193247 gene encoding auxin-responsive protein SAUR50-like, whose translation MRKEIKRSVMKKLDLWMRRGGGSKAVAPAGCFTVYVGPEKQRFVIKTEYANHPLFKMLLDDAELEYGYNCDGPLLLPCDVDLFCGIIAEIGGDERASGLVHACSCSPFVNPARRLGRAGDMAKSCGAYGLLTPPRLVGIDRV comes from the coding sequence ATGAGGAAGGAAATCAAGAGGTCTGTGATGAAGAAGCTGGATCTGTGGATGCGCAGAGGCGGCGGATCGAAGGCGGTGGCTCCGGCGGGGTGTTTCACGGTGTATGTGGGCCCGGAGAAGCAGCGGTTTGTGATAAAGACGGAATATGCTAACCATCCGCTGTTCAAGATGCTGTTGGACGATGCTGAGCTGGAATACGGTTACAACTGCGACGGGCCTTTGCTGCTCCCCTGCGACGTCGATCTCTTCTGCGGGATAATCGCCGAGATCGGCGGCGACGAGCGCGCTTCCGGCCTCGTCCACGCCTGCAGCTGCAGCCCCTTCGTCAATCCGGCGCGGCGCCTCGGAAGAGCTGGTGATATGGCCAAGAGCTGCGGCGCGTACGGACTCCTCACGCCGCCGCGATTGGTTGGGATTGATCGAGTTTGA
- the LOC125193256 gene encoding uncharacterized protein LOC125193256, translated as MEKYQKKQKLVFRLNTFILLLSLPLLFFGLDFFVFGQRISFDQHFSGVKKTVDEKEFIKFHLSRLVRGEDRRKLDETGFACDTAVHSVHCVSTKPVRIDTRNMTVYIPSCSDLQNETSLRPYARQEDLPKTVSLSG; from the exons atggaaaaatatcaGAAGAAGCAGAAGCTTGTTTTTCGTCTCAATACATTCATTTTACTACTTTCCTTGCCTTTGCTCTTCTTTGGTCTCGATTTCTTCGTATTCGGGCAGAGAATTTCCTTCGATCAACACTTTTCCGGCGTGAAGAAGACGGTGGATGAGAaggaattcatcaaatttcatttatcaAGATTAGTTCGAG GGGAGGATCGTAGGAAACTTGATGAGACGGGCTTCGCCTGCGACACGGCCGTCCACTCCGTCCACTGCGTATCCACTAAACCCGTAAGAATCGACACACGGAACATGACCGTGTACATACCCTCCTGTTCGGACTTGCAGAACGAGACGTCTCTCCGGCCGTACGCGCGACAAGAAGACTTACCTAAAACGGTCTCCCTGTCCGGATGA